CACTTTTAAACATAATTTCATGTCTTCTAGtactttgaaatttaaaaattacactcAATCACAACATTTTCAAAATAGACTAAACTCAGTTTAAAGTCtaacttaatctaatttatttacacCACTAATCACAAATAAAAGAACATAAAATAAACCTAAAAATATAAcaagacaaacacacctatatattattattatataaaaaaaaatattattctttctGTTATATTgactcattttttaattttttttttatatttgataccAAAAAAAGTTGTTATAGTTAAGAAAAGATAGAAAGAAAAGGAATGGGTGGTTTGGCATGCAAGCAAAAGGAAAAGAGAAAAATGGAAAAAGAGTTGAGTTGATATGGAACTTGTTGTTATCCTCCTTCCTAACAATGAATCCACAAATCCCAAGCATTCCCCACAGCTCCAAGCCAAAGTAGCTGAGCGTGTGAATGATCTCAAAAGCTGTCCCAAGTTACTGTAGAAATTTTAACAACaactaaaaaccaaaataaaaaccaaatcgATCACATCTCTCTTTCACCTCATGACTCATCATCACCCCATTTGTCACTTAGTTatcatctctctctctctctctctgaatAATAAACACAATCTCACAAAGAATCTCTCACTCTCTCATTAGAAACCATCTTGAAACCGATTGATCGATGAAGTTGTATCCAAACGATGCTGTGTTCCTCCTGCATAGCTCCTTTCCCAATTCAACCCTTCTTCCGGatgatgattatgatgatgatgatgattccCTTCcttaccaccaccaccaccaccctCCACCAACCCTCTTCCATTTCCCGGAAAACCTTGTCCCACCGGTGCACCTATGCACGTGTAATTACTAGACTCACCTCCACCTGCACCCGCAACATAGTGGTGTCCTCCATATTGTTGGTGGTGGCTGGTATTCATCACGTGACCAACGTGGTAGTCATTCATTGGATGCTGAGGAATCAAATGTGGTGCGAATGACACTGGGCGTGAAGGTGAAGAGTAGAGATACGGTTGTTGTGGCGGCGGTGGAGGTGGTGGAATGTGAGTTGAGGAGGATGAAGCGGAGAAGTATCTTGGGAATCTTAGTGGCATTGTTGGATCTCCCATGTTATTTGCTGCTGGAATATAGCCTGCTGTTGCTATCTGTGGTGGACAACATCTGAAAAAGTATATCACTCATTTTTATCAAACATTGCTACATCTTTATTcacttgtaatttttttagtgCTATTCATACagaaatagaaacaaaattttattgaagtttgcATCTTTcatttcacaataattttgatgaAATCTTTGTGACGCCTTTATTGTATGTATATTTgacaaaataacaattatattGTAAGGAAATATACATGTTAGTACTATTTTATAGAAGAGATTGAAAGGAAATATGAATGTAGAGGAAAGAAAGTTAAGAAGGAAGTAGTGTATTACATACCCTAGGTGAGAGGGAGGTTGTGGAGTGATGTTATGATCGTTACGGAAGACTAGCTGACGAGCATGGTTTAGCGTCTCTGTTTCCCTCTCTGCATCCATcagatcaaatcaaatcaaatcaaatcaaataacaaaaacaaacataaacacAAACACAAGGGCCCtctcaaatcaaaataaagaatttCACAACTTTTTGTGTTTGAAATGACAAGATGATGGCCAAATCACATTAACAACAACTAGTAGTGGCTtccatattaaaaatataaaaatgaagagagagagagagagagagaaacctTGGCGGTGACGGTTCATGTGTCCCCCAAGAGCCTGAGATTTGCAGAACTTGAGGGAACAAAACCTACACTCATAGACCTTCCCACACTCATCTTTTCCATCCTTCCCGCcgtttttctttttcctgcaACCTGCCATCCATCCCAACAACATCCTATTTAAGCAACTTCCATGACACCCTTCCTTTTCCTTAATTAATCAATCCCCTTTCCCAATTACCCATATATACCATTTCttcatcttttttgttttttatttctcttctaTGTTTTACAAACCAATTAATaagaaacacacataaatcaaaATACATGTAGTAATTATTGAGTACTGTTTCATGGTCAAAGAATATACCACAAGGATGACAAAATATGACAGTGTTCAATTTTGTTTCCTTTGGAAAGTAGTATTAATTTTTCATGGTATGGGATTATGGAATATAATATtcaacaaattttatatatgttttttagtgtatataaattattatatgatcATTAAATTACCGGGTGGAGAGATGTCTTCAAGGACTTGTTTACCATCTCTTGTGTACTCATCAGGTAAATTGTTAAGATCTAATGGATTTCCTTCTGGTCTCCTGAAAAAGGAACAATAGAAAAAGAAAGTGAGAGTTTGATGAGttaagagaagaagaagaagataataataaagaataaGAAGAAGGTGTAGTAGTATAGTGGGGGAAGACCTACATGGTGGTACCGACAGAGAGAGACAGAaagtttgaaagaaaataaatatatgatatgaGATAATTAAACACTCTTTTCTTTAAGAAGGGGAAGATAAAATCTAAAgcttttttattacaaaatatttgtgAGACTTTCAGTTTGAGACTGCAATATAGAGGCTAGTTGAGTGATGGTAGAAGATAAAGAGCTTTG
The genomic region above belongs to Cicer arietinum cultivar CDC Frontier isolate Library 1 chromosome 4, Cicar.CDCFrontier_v2.0, whole genome shotgun sequence and contains:
- the LOC101497400 gene encoding zinc finger protein JAGGED encodes the protein MRPEGNPLDLNNLPDEYTRDGKQVLEDISPPGCRKKKNGGKDGKDECGKVYECRFCSLKFCKSQALGGHMNRHRQERETETLNHARQLVFRNDHNITPQPPSHLGCCPPQIATAGYIPAANNMGDPTMPLRFPRYFSASSSSTHIPPPPPPPQQPYLYSSPSRPVSFAPHLIPQHPMNDYHVGHVMNTSHHQQYGGHHYVAGAGGGESSNYTCIGAPVGQGFPGNGRGLVEGGGGGGKEGNHHHHHNHHPEEGLNWERSYAGGTQHRLDTTSSINRFQDGF